A part of Populus alba chromosome 8, ASM523922v2, whole genome shotgun sequence genomic DNA contains:
- the LOC118037775 gene encoding uncharacterized protein — MYHEGHRHLLPCLRCHPHSYIRMVQHLIERCLLLQMSRDQCIKALYKHANIRPIVTLTVWRELQKENRDFFQAYFHSVHPRPFTSRGIYNRRC; from the exons ATGTATCATGAAGGCCACCGGCATCTGCTTCCCTGTCTGCGTTGCCACCCACATAGCTACATTAGGATG GTTCAACATCTTATAGAGAGATGTTTGCTCCTTCAAATGAGTAGAGATCAATGCATAAAGGCACTATATAAGCATGCTAACATTCGGCCAATTGTTACACTTACAG TGTGGAGAGAACTACAGAAGGAGAATAGGGACTTCTTTCAAGCATACTTCCATTCAGTTCATCCGAGGCCTTTCACAA GCAGGGGCATATATAATCGAAGGTGCTGA